Proteins encoded within one genomic window of Streptomyces profundus:
- a CDS encoding dioxygenase family protein yields the protein MPALYLSHGAPPLADDALWPDQLAAWSGALARPTAILMVSAHWEEAPLALGATRPTPLVYDFWGFPERYYQVRYAPPGAPELAADIRKLLRSPGMPVQDVPERGLDHGAYVPLVEMYPEADVPVLQISLPTLDPERLMDVGRRLAPLRDQGVLIIGSGFFTHNLAALKEGGIPSWSADFDDWGRRALDAGDADALLDFAHASPSGTLAHPRTEHFAPLFVTMGAAEAAGELTTQRSVIDGFWMGLAKRSVQFG from the coding sequence ATGCCCGCGCTCTACCTTTCCCACGGCGCTCCGCCGCTGGCGGACGACGCGCTCTGGCCGGACCAGCTCGCCGCCTGGTCAGGGGCGCTGGCCAGGCCCACGGCGATCCTGATGGTCTCCGCGCACTGGGAGGAGGCTCCGCTGGCCCTGGGCGCCACCCGCCCGACGCCGCTGGTCTACGACTTCTGGGGCTTCCCCGAACGCTACTACCAGGTGCGCTACGCCCCGCCCGGTGCCCCCGAACTGGCAGCCGACATCCGGAAGTTGCTCCGTTCCCCCGGGATGCCGGTACAGGACGTGCCGGAGCGGGGGCTCGACCACGGGGCCTACGTCCCGCTGGTGGAGATGTACCCGGAGGCCGATGTGCCGGTCCTCCAGATCTCCCTGCCCACCCTCGACCCGGAACGGCTGATGGACGTCGGCCGCCGCCTCGCGCCGCTGCGCGACCAGGGCGTCCTGATCATCGGCTCCGGCTTCTTCACCCACAACCTCGCCGCGCTCAAGGAGGGCGGCATCCCCTCCTGGTCCGCCGACTTCGACGACTGGGGGCGCCGCGCGCTCGACGCCGGAGACGCCGACGCGCTGCTCGACTTCGCCCACGCGTCCCCCTCGGGGACGCTGGCGCACCCGCGCACCGAACACTTCGCGCCGCTCTTCGTCACGATGGGCGCGGCCGAAGCCGCGGGCGAACTGACCACCCAACGCAGCGTCATCGACGGCTTCTGGATGGGACTGGCCAAGCGGTCGGTCCAGTTCGGCTGA
- a CDS encoding NAD(P)-binding domain-containing protein: protein MPTTAERRATVLVIGAGQAGLSAGYHLRRRGFASALTDPGAARTFVMLDAEGGAGGAWRHRWESLRMATVNGIFDLPSFPQPPIDPDEASRAAVPRYFEDFERTAGLPILRPVTVTAVTRADADPHGELLVASSTGRWRAGAIVNATGTWTNPVRPYYPGQETFEGRQLHTRDYVSADELAGRRVAVVGGGISAVQQLEEISRVATTLWYTRREPVFLDGDFRPEEEGRRTIERVSADVAAGNPTGSVVSYTGLGWTSYAVAAKERGALRRRPMFTSIEPLGVREADGSFTALDAILWATGFKAALRHLDPLGLRNARGGIAMRGTRVAAEPRVHLIGFGPSQSTVGANRAGREAARELTAAL, encoded by the coding sequence GTGCCCACCACCGCTGAGCGCCGCGCCACCGTGCTGGTCATCGGCGCCGGCCAGGCCGGCCTCTCGGCCGGATACCACCTGAGGCGACGTGGCTTCGCCAGCGCCCTGACCGACCCGGGGGCGGCCCGCACCTTCGTGATGCTGGACGCGGAGGGCGGCGCCGGCGGCGCCTGGCGGCACCGCTGGGAGTCGCTGCGGATGGCGACGGTCAACGGGATCTTCGACCTGCCGAGCTTCCCCCAGCCGCCGATCGACCCCGACGAGGCGAGCCGCGCCGCCGTGCCCCGCTACTTCGAGGACTTCGAGCGCACCGCCGGGCTGCCGATCCTCCGCCCCGTCACGGTCACCGCCGTCACCCGCGCCGACGCCGACCCGCACGGCGAGCTGCTGGTCGCCTCCTCCACGGGACGCTGGCGCGCCGGGGCGATCGTCAACGCCACCGGCACCTGGACCAACCCGGTGCGCCCCTACTACCCGGGCCAGGAGACCTTCGAGGGCCGGCAGTTGCACACCCGCGACTACGTGTCGGCCGACGAGTTGGCCGGGCGGCGCGTCGCGGTGGTGGGCGGCGGGATCTCCGCCGTCCAGCAGCTGGAGGAGATCTCCCGGGTGGCCACCACCCTCTGGTACACCCGCCGCGAACCGGTCTTCCTCGACGGCGACTTCCGCCCCGAGGAGGAGGGCAGGCGGACCATCGAACGGGTCAGCGCCGACGTGGCGGCGGGCAACCCCACCGGCAGCGTCGTCTCCTACACGGGCCTGGGCTGGACGTCCTACGCCGTCGCGGCCAAGGAGCGGGGCGCCCTGCGGCGGCGCCCCATGTTCACCTCGATCGAACCCCTCGGCGTCCGCGAGGCCGACGGCTCGTTCACCGCGCTCGACGCCATCCTGTGGGCCACCGGCTTCAAGGCCGCACTGCGGCACCTGGACCCGCTGGGGCTGCGCAACGCGCGCGGCGGCATCGCGATGCGCGGCACCCGGGTCGCGGCCGAGCCGCGCGTCCATCTGATCGGCTTCGGTCCCTCCCAGTCCACCGTCGGCGCCAACCGCGCCGGCCGCGAGGCGGCCAGGGAGCTGACCGCGGCCCTCTAG
- a CDS encoding maleylpyruvate isomerase family mycothiol-dependent enzyme — translation MTGGDLAEARAALRARQGAGARYDAPNAPATELAWARAGTAFFARALDGLTDRDLAGPSRLPGWSRAALVAHVGYNARALTRLCEWSRTGVERPMYASADQRAREIALGASLPARALRSLFAHSETHLDVEWRDLPDAAWDAEVVTAQGRTVPARETAWMRTREVWVHAVDLGGGARFADLPPDLLDRLADDVLAAWRRRGEAAPPALVPTDRAARPGGDGGVGPAVSGRMSDLVRWLTGRGARRLDVAGPLPDLPRWL, via the coding sequence ATGACGGGCGGCGATCTGGCCGAGGCCCGCGCCGCGCTGCGGGCCAGGCAGGGCGCGGGCGCCCGCTACGACGCGCCGAACGCGCCGGCCACGGAGCTGGCCTGGGCCAGGGCCGGCACGGCGTTCTTCGCCCGCGCGCTTGACGGGCTGACCGACCGGGATCTGGCGGGCCCCAGCCGGCTGCCGGGGTGGAGCCGCGCCGCGCTGGTGGCCCATGTCGGATACAACGCGCGCGCCCTGACCCGGCTCTGCGAGTGGAGCAGGACGGGCGTCGAGCGGCCGATGTACGCCTCGGCCGACCAGCGGGCCCGGGAGATCGCGCTCGGCGCCTCGCTCCCGGCGCGGGCGCTGCGCTCCCTGTTCGCGCACTCCGAGACGCATCTCGACGTGGAGTGGCGGGATCTGCCGGACGCGGCCTGGGACGCGGAGGTGGTGACGGCCCAGGGCCGTACCGTTCCGGCGCGGGAGACGGCGTGGATGCGGACCCGTGAGGTGTGGGTGCACGCCGTGGACCTGGGCGGCGGCGCCCGGTTCGCCGATCTGCCGCCCGACCTGCTGGACCGGCTGGCGGACGATGTGCTGGCCGCCTGGCGGCGGCGCGGCGAGGCGGCGCCGCCGGCCCTGGTGCCGACCGACCGGGCGGCCCGGCCCGGGGGCGACGGGGGCGTGGGCCCCGCGGTCAGCGGCCGGATGAGCGATCTGGTCCGGTGGCTGACCGGACGGGGTGCCAGGCGGCTCGACGTGGCGGGGCCGCTCCCGGACCTGCCCCGCTGGCTGTAG
- a CDS encoding fumarylacetoacetate hydrolase family protein: MRLATIRLPQGGTAAARVTGDTATELGYPDVGALLAAGGLASARTADGPVHAWADVPLAPVVPRPGKILCVGLNYRTHILEMGRELPTAPTVFSKYPEALVGPRDPVVIPPESQQVDWEGELAVVVGETVRRADAATAQAAIAGYAVLNDVTMRDWQYRTLQWLPGKSFESSTPFGPVLVTPDEFALGGALVTAVDGVEVQRTTTDDLVFGPAELISYLSTVMTLRPGDVIATGTPGGVGHARKPARYLTPGQILTTTVEGIGTLTNRVVAEALPLDATAEPVVSRT, from the coding sequence ATGAGGTTGGCCACCATCCGACTGCCGCAGGGCGGCACCGCAGCGGCCCGCGTGACCGGGGACACCGCGACCGAGCTCGGGTACCCGGACGTCGGCGCCCTGCTGGCGGCCGGCGGCCTCGCGTCCGCCCGCACCGCCGACGGGCCCGTCCACGCCTGGGCCGATGTCCCGCTGGCACCCGTGGTGCCCCGGCCGGGGAAGATCCTCTGCGTCGGGCTCAACTACCGCACGCACATCCTGGAGATGGGCCGGGAGCTGCCCACCGCCCCCACCGTCTTCAGCAAGTACCCGGAGGCGCTGGTCGGCCCGCGCGACCCGGTCGTCATCCCGCCGGAGTCCCAGCAGGTGGACTGGGAGGGCGAGTTGGCCGTGGTGGTCGGCGAGACGGTGCGGCGCGCCGACGCGGCGACGGCCCAGGCCGCCATCGCCGGCTACGCGGTCCTCAACGACGTGACCATGCGGGACTGGCAGTACCGCACGCTCCAGTGGCTGCCGGGCAAGTCCTTCGAGTCGAGCACCCCGTTCGGCCCGGTGCTGGTCACCCCCGACGAGTTCGCCCTCGGCGGCGCGCTGGTGACCGCCGTCGACGGCGTGGAGGTGCAGCGCACCACCACGGACGATCTGGTGTTCGGCCCCGCCGAGCTGATCTCCTACCTGTCGACCGTGATGACGCTGCGCCCCGGCGACGTGATCGCCACCGGCACCCCTGGCGGTGTGGGCCACGCCCGCAAGCCGGCCCGCTATCTGACGCCGGGGCAGATCCTCACCACCACGGTCGAGGGGATCGGCACCCTCACCAACCGGGTGGTGGCCGAGGCCCTCCCCCTCGACGCCACGGCCGAACCCGTGGTGTCCCGGACATGA